The Erigeron canadensis isolate Cc75 chromosome 4, C_canadensis_v1, whole genome shotgun sequence genome window below encodes:
- the LOC122597583 gene encoding eukaryotic translation initiation factor 1A-like has product MNKKREQKETEKLKQLKTKDTDIGQVFRVLDNGRFEAMFCLGRMRPVLTTCRIPVNQVLKGVSIMPGDIVSVDHYHYRWYEPQLVHKYSYDEATLLKKVGELPQHVTLNNEIY; this is encoded by the coding sequence ATGAATAAGAAGCGTGAACAAAAGGAAACGGAAAAGTTGAAGCAGTTGAAGACAAAGGACACAGATATCGGTCAGGTGTTTCGTGTGCTTGATAACGGTCGTTTTGAGGCAATGTTTTGCTTAGGCAGGATGCGTCCTGTTCTAACTACCTGTCGTATCCCGGTTAATCAGGTGCTTAAGGGCGTTTCAATCATGCCTGGCGACATCGTTTCAGTTGATCATTACCATTATCGTTGGTATGAACCGCAATTAGTCCATAAGTATTCCTATGATGAAGCGACATTGTTGAAGAAGGTTGGTGAACTGCCTCAACATGTTACCCTTAATAATGAGATTTATTGA
- the LOC122595418 gene encoding calmodulin-binding receptor-like cytoplasmic kinase 3 — MSSQVILLSFLLLMQLPIILCIEEVIVSDVIQLQFGRRFLRDFVIEETKSSVFRTKYMAMGAPGLLLMCCSCLCPCFRSKRKDTDDVVLVKESNSLHSAPSVEMNSVHGRIPGSPLRVPPSPGRFSMSPKLDRIGSVHLTMSQAARATQNFSPSLKLGEGGFGTVYKAQLPDGQIVAIKRASKENSDALRSEFRSEIELLAKIEHRNLVKLLGYVDKGNERLIITEYVPNGTLREHLDGIHGSCLDFSQRLEISIDIAHGLTYLHLYAEKQIIHRDVKSSNILLTATMRAKVADFGFARLGDTEADKTHILTKVRGTVGYLDPQYMRTFQLTPKSDVYSFGVLLIEILTGRRPVESRRSQDEKVTIKWAFEKYNKGEAMDLLDPLMKESVNEKIFKKMLNLAFQCAAPTRADRPDMKSVGEQLWAIRMKYIRNGRIE, encoded by the exons ATGAGCAGTCAAGTTATTTTACTGAGTTTTCTACTGTTGATGCAATTGCCGATCATATTATGCATTGAGGAGGTCATTGTTTCAG ACGTTATACAGTTGCAGTTTGGGAGAAGATTTTTACGTGATTTTGTCAtagaagaaacaaaaagttcTGTATTTAGAACAAAATATATGGCTATGGGTGCACCGGGACTGTTGCTTATGTGTTGCAGTTGTCTTTGCCCTTGTTTTCGATCTAAAAGGAAAGATACAGATGATGTTGTTCTTGTTAAGGAGTCAAATTCAT TGCATTCAGCTCCTTCTGTGGAAATGAATTCCGTACATGGAAGGATTCCTGGAAGTCCACTACGGGTCCCACCAAGTCCCGGTAGATTTTCAATGTCACCAAAACTCGATAGGATTGGATCAGTTCATTTGACCATGAGTCAAGCTGCAAGAGCCACTCAAAATTTCTCACCGTCACTGAAACTAGGTGAAGGGGGATTTGGAACCGTCTATAAAGCTCAACTACCGGATGGTCAAATTGTTGCAATAAAAAGAGCAAGCAAG GAAAACTCTGATGCTCTAAGAAGTGAATTTAGAAGTGAGATTGAGTTACTTGCTAAGATTGAGCATAGAAATCTAGTAAAGTTGCTTGGTTATGTTGATAAAGGAAACGAGCGCCTTATCATTACAGAGTATGTGCCTAATGGTACACTTAGAGAACATTTAGATG GTATCCACGGAAGTTGCTTAGATTTTAGTCAACGGCTTGAGATATCCATCGACATTGCTCATGGCTTAACTTACCTTCATTTATATGCAG AAAAACAGATAATCCACCGAGATGTGAAATCATCAAACATTCTTCTGACGGCAACGATGCGGGCCAAAGTGGCCGATTTTGGTTTCGCACGGCTTGGGGATACAGAGGCTGATAAAACACATATATTGACCAAAGTCAGGGGGACGGTCGGGTACCTAGACCCACAGTATATGAGAACATTTCAACTCACCCCGAAAAGTGATGTGTATTCTTTTGGGGTTTTActcatagaaattcttacagGACGTCGGCCTGTTGAATCAAGGCGGTCACAAGATGAGAAGGTCACGATCAAATGG GCCTTCGAGAAGTACAACAAAGGTGAAGCAATGGATTTGTTGGACCCTCTAATGAAAGAATCCGTGAACGAGAAGATCTTCAAGAAGATGTTGAATCTGGCCTTTCAATGTGCGGCCCCCACACGAGCTGATCGGCCTGACATGAAGTCGGTGGGAGAGCAGTTGTGGGCAATTCGGATGAAATATATCAGAAATGGAAGAATAGAGTGA
- the LOC122595417 gene encoding bifunctional purple acid phosphatase 26-like, translated as MKDKKMGSMIAHFLLLGCLLFSFLDNAYAGVTSSFVRSEWPSVDIPLDNEVFAIPSGYNAPQQVHITQGDYDGKAVIIIWVTPDEPGLNQVRYGTSEKKYDFTVQGSEVKNYSFYNYNSGYLHQCLINNLEYDTKYYYEIGEGDSARSFWFQTPPKIDPNAYYKFGIIGDLGQTYNSLSTLEHYIQSGAQTVLHVGDLSYADRYKYNDMGIRWDSYGRFVEKSAAYQPWIWTAGNHEIEYEPYMNEVVPFKQYLYRYPTPYSASESSNPLWYAVRRASAHIIVLSSYSPFVKYTPQYKWLEAEFKKVDRKKTPWLIVIMHAPIYNSNSAHYMEGESMRVAFESWFVQYRVDMVFAGHVHAYERSYRISNIHYNITGGVSYPVPDKSAPVYITVGDGGNQEGLASRFNDPQPDYSAFREASYGHSTLEIMNKTHAFYHWNRNDDGKKVATDSFVLHNQYWNKSLRRRKLKKNYLHTIVPALELNNL; from the exons ATGAAGGATAAGAAAATGGGATCAATGATAGCTCACTTTCTGCTTCTTGGCTGTCTATTGTTCAGCTTTCTGGACAATGCTTATGCCGGTGTCACAAGCAGTTTTGTTCGTTCAGAGTGGCCATCAGTTGACATTCCTTTAGATAATGAAGTTTTTGCAATTCCCAGTGGTTATAATGCACCACAACAG GTACACATTACTCAAGGAGATTATGATGGAAAAGCTGTAATTATAATATGGGTGACGCCTGATGAACCAGGGTTGAACCAAGTAAGATATGGAACATCAGAGAAAAAGTATGACTTCACTGTACAAGGGTCAGAGGTGAAAAACTATTCATTTTACAACTACAACTCTGGCTATCTTCATCAGTGCCTTATCAATAACCTTGAG TATGACACCAAGTACTATTATGAGATTGGAGAAGGAGATTCTGCTCGATCGTTTTGGTTTCAAACACCTCCAAAAATCGATCCAAATGCTTATTATAAATTTGGAATAATAG GTGACTTGGGGCAAACATATAACTCTTTGTCCACTCTTGAACATTACATTCAGAGCGGAGCACAAACTGTGTTACATGTTGGAGATCTATCTTATGCTGACAGgtataaatataatgatatgGGTATACGCTGGGATTCATATGGTCGTTTTGTTGAAAAGAGTGCAGCATATCAACCATGGATATGGACAGCAGGAAATCATGAGATAGAATATGAGCCTTATATG AATGAAGTCGTTCCATTCAAACAGTATCTCTATAGATACCCAACTCCCTATTCAGCCAGTGAGAGCAGTAATCCTCTGTGGTATGCTGTCAGACGTGCATCTGCTCATATAATTGTGCTATCCAGTTATTCTCCTTTTG TAAAATACACACCTCAGTATAAGTGGCTTGAAGCGGAATTTAAAAAAGTAGACAGGAAGAAGACACCTTGGCTTATTGTTATTATGCATGCCCCTATATACAACAGTAATAGTGCTCACTACATGGAGGGTGAAAGCATGCGAGTTGCATTTGAGAGTTGGTTTGTTCAGTACAGAGTTGACATGGTATTTGCTGGACATGTACATGCCTATGAAAGATCG TATCGGATCTCAAACATACATTACAATATAACCGGTGGAGTGAGTTATCCCGTGCCAGACAAGTCAGCCCCAGTTTACATTACCGTTGGAGATGGAGGAAACCAAGAAGGTCTTGCTTCCAG ATTCAACGATCCTCAGCCCGACTATTCGGCATTCCGGGAAGCCAGTTATGGACATTCTACGTTGGAGATAATGAATAAAACACACGCTTTCTATCACTGGAATCGCAATGACGATGGAAAGAAAGTTGCAACCGACTCGTTTGTGTTGCACAACCAGTACTG GAACAAGAGTCTTCGGAGAAGGAAACTGAAGAAGAATTATCTGCATACGATCGTCCCAGCTCTTGAACTTAACAATTTATAA
- the LOC122596133 gene encoding bifunctional purple acid phosphatase 26-like, translated as MNIFEDKKVRSMAPLFLILLSLLISNVVHAGITSSFVRSEFPAVDMPLDHEVFAPPKGYNAPEQVHITQGDYDGKAVIIMWVTPAEPGPNQVKYGTSKKKYDFIAKGSPVKNYTLYNYTSGYMHKCLVENLEYETKYYYEIGEGDTARSFWFQTPPKIGPNVPYKFAIIGDMGQTYNSLSTFEHYIESGAQTVLHVGDLSYADQYFYHDVGVRWDSYGRFVERNTAYQPWLWTVGNHEVEYFPYMNEVDPFKQYLYRYATPYKASGSSSPLWYAVRRASAHIIFLSSYSPYVKYTPQYEWLEAELKKVDRKKTPWLIVIMHSPMYNSNSAHYMEGESMRVVFEKWFVENKVDLVFAGHVHAYERSHRISNIHYNITGGVSYPVPDKSAPIYITVGDGGNLEGLASRYNDPQPDYSAFREASYGHSTLEIMNKTHAIYHWNRNEDGKSVQADSFVLKNQYWALMDMESKV; from the exons ATGAACATATTTGAGGATAAGAAAGTGAGATCCATGGCACCTCTATTTCTGATTTTGTTAAGCCTCTTAATTAGTAATGTCGTTCATGCCGGTATCACGAGTAGTTTCGTCCGTTCAGAATTTCCGGCCGTTGACATGCCTCTTGATCATGAAGTTTTCGCACCTCCTAAGGGTTATAATGCACCAGAGCAA GTACACATAACACAAGGAGATTATGATGGAAAAGCTGTAATTATCATGTGGGTTACACCTGCTGAACCAGGGCCAAACCAAGTAAAATATGGAACATCAAAGAAAAAGTATGATTTTATTGCAAAGGGGTCGCCGGTGAAAAATTATACGTTATACAACTACACATCTGGATATATGCATAAGTGCCTTGTCGAAAACCtcgag TATGAAACCAAGTACTATTATGAGATTGGAGAAGGCGATACTGCTCGATCGTTTTGGTTTCAAACACCTCCAAAGATCGGTCCAAATGTTCCGTACAAATTTGCAATAATAG GTGACATGGGACAAACGTACAATTCACTATCCACATTTGAACATTACATTGAGAGCGGAGCACAAACTGTTTTACATGTCGGAGACTTATCTTACGCTGATCAGTATTTCTATCACGATGTGGGTGTGCGTTGGGATTCATATGGTCGTTTCGTTGAAAGAAATACAGCGTATCAACCTTGGCTATGGACAGTTGGAAATCATGAAGTAGAGTATTTTCCTTATATG AATGAAGTTGATCCTTTCAAGCAGTATCTTTATAGATACGCGACTCCTTATAAAGCCAGCGGAAGCAGTAGTCCTCTTTGGTATGCTGTGAGACGTGCATCGGCTCATATAATTTTTCTATCAAGTTATTCGCCATATG TGAAATATACACCTCAATATGAGTGGCTTGAAGCGGAACTAAAAAAAGTGGACAGGAAAAAAACACCTTGGCTTATTGTTATTATGCACTCCCCTATGTACAATAGTAACAGTGCTCACTATATGGAGGGTGAAAGTATGCGAGTTGTATTCGAGAAATGGTTTGTTGAGAACAAAGTTGACTTGGTCTTTGCCGGACATGTTCATGCTTATGAAAGATCG CACCGGATTTCCAACATACATTACAACATAACCGGCGGTGTGAGTTATCCAGTGCCAGACAAATCAGCTCCTATTTATATAACCGTTGGAGATGGAGGAAACCTAGAAGGTCTTGCATCAAG GTATAATGATCCTCAACCTGACTATTCTGCATTCCGTGAGGCGAGCTATGGACATTCTACGCTAGAGATAATGAACAAAACGCACGCAATCTACCATTGGAATCGTAATGAAGATGGGAAGAGTGTTCAAGCCGACTCCTTTGTGTTGAAAAACCAGTACTG GGCGTTGATGGATATGGAGTCGAAAGTTTGA